DNA from Athene noctua chromosome Z, bAthNoc1.hap1.1, whole genome shotgun sequence:
GCCCAGCTAGGTTGGCCAGAGCCTGTACTTTCAGCACAGATAGGGGCATGAGTGTGGCCTAAGGCTTGGTTGAACTGTATTTATTAGAGTTTAGAGTTTTTGCTCAGCTGATGGTTATAGCTGAGTGTGGATAAGCAGTTGGAATAGGATGGCTACAAAAAGAGCagataagctttaaaaaaaagacaagagagCTTGAAAccatttttacatattttgttcATCTGATCTTTATGAATTTTTCTGATCAGTGCTCTGAATTTAAGATTAAAACTCTCCATATGCCTTAGTTGTTCTGCATTAAGTATAGTGATTTATTAGTAATGACATGCCTTTCAGTAGCAGGCAGTAGTAGTAAAATGTGGAGGCTCCTCCTTTCCTTCATTGTTTCATGTCTTTTTGCATGCAGAATTCTTCTACCTATTGGGAAGGCAAGGCTGACATGGAATCCCTCCAGCGGATCTATGGAATTTCATTTCCAGATGGAAAAATGCTGAAGGAATGGGAGAAATTCCAGGAGGAGGCAAAAAGCAGAGATCACAGAAAAATAGGGCGGGTGAGACAGTTTTTCTAGTAATGTATTTCACAAGCACTGTGTGGATCTAACCCTGTAACTAGATGCATCTCAAAGACAGTGTATACTTGCTGCCACAACCAAGATGTGACACGATCGCATTTTCAGTTGAGTCAGAAAGCTGGGTACTTTTCTCTTGAAGAGCATCAAAAGTCCTAAAGCAAATAACTTCCCTTTAGACTTTTCACTGTTTTAAACATGGTGACATCTTTATTCCACAGATCAATCAGAACAGAACATTTGGTCTGCAGGCATTGCTCATTCCCACACAGTTTGCTGCAGGCTATTCACTCACAGCTCTTCTGTGTGGCTTCAGAATCCATAatatgtttctttgtttttttggttggttggtttttgatTTTGTCTTTCAGATAGAAACCCCTGTCAGATAATTGGTAGTCCTGAACACTGTTACAAGGTCTGCTGCTAGGACATCAGGAAAATACACAGAAGAATTCACTATATGCCGCCCTCAAGCACGTACACAGTTTGTCACATCAGCCAACTACACTTCACACATTCAGTTCATGTGCAAATATTTAGAAAGCTGCAGTAGCAGAACTAAACATTACTTGTCAATGTACAAAGGGAGCTGTGGGGGTACAGTTAGGAGTTAGACATAATATGAAGTTGTGGAGTATCAGTAATGGAACAGGAAACTGAACAGTCTTCTTCCCCTATAAGTATTGATGGAGATCTAACAGTGAAAATGTATCTGATTATTGgtattcctcttttattttttttaaatttagtgaTGCCTGGTCAGTAGTAATTTGTGGATGTTAGGTGAAAAAGATGGTGTATAGATACTAAGTTTTTCAAACACTATTTTTCTGCAGGATCaagaactgtttttctttcatgagCTCAGCCCTGGTAGCTGTTTTTTCTTGCCAAAAGGAGCTTACATTTATAACACATTAATTGAGTTTATCCGGGTAAGTAATCTCTTTTGGAAATCTTGTAGAAGAAATTGCTTAATTTTAGAAAAGTACATAACAGCATGCTACATATAACAGTATTAACAGCCCttcattttaaattagtttaatcTCTTAGTCTGTAAGCCACGGTACTAGAGAAACCTGGTTTCTTTGAATTGGtcttcacacacagaatcatctaggttggaaaggaccctggagatcacctagtccaaccgtttgcctagcacagttcccatctacagcatatccttaagctctaaatcgaccctgctcttgaacacctccagggatggggactccaccacctccctgggcagcccattccagtgcctcacaaccccttctggaaagaaatgcttcctaatatctagtctgaactttccctggcgcaacttgaggccattccgtcttgtcctgtcgctttctactaggctaaagagtctcatccccagctctctgcaccctcctttcagggagctgtagagggcgatgaggtctcccctcagcctcctcttctccagactaaacaatccgagttccctcagctgctcctcataggacatgtgttccagaccctgcaccagctccgttgcccttctctggacacattcgagtaactcagtgtcctttttgtagtgaggggcccaaaactgaacacagtaattaaggtccggcctcaccagtgccgagcacaggggtcagatcccttccctgtccctgctggccacactaatcctgatataagccaggatgccattggccttcttggccacctgggcacactgctggctcatattcagccagctgtcaatcaccccccccaggtccctctctgactggcagctctccagccactcctccccaggcctgtagccctgctgggggttgttgtggcccaagggcagcccccggcatttggccttagtgaaactcctccagttgggctcagcccatggctccagcctgtccaggtctctctgcagagcctccctgccctcgagcagatcaacactcccacccaactgggtgtcatctgcaaactgactgagggtgcactcgatccccttgtctagatcatcaataaagatgttaaacaggagtggccccaaaacccagccctggcggacaccacttgtgaccggccaccaactggatttaactccgtttaccacaacacTCTGGGCttggtcgtccagccagttttttacccagcgaagtgtgcgattgtccaaaccttgagcagccatttttgctcggagaatgctgtgggaaacggtgtcaaaagccttgctaaagtcaaggtaaactacatccacagcctttccctcatccaataagcaggtcatcctgtcatagaaggagatcaggtttgtcaagcaggacctgcctttcataaccccatgctgactgggtctgagcatctggttgtccctcatgtgttgcatgatggtgtttaggatgagctgctccatcagcttcctgggtaccgaagtcaagctgacaggcctttAATTTCCCGGATCGctcttccaacccttcttatagatgggcgtcacattggcccatttccagtctgtcgggacctccccagtcagccaggactgctggtaaatgatggaaagcagcttggtgagcaccccagccagctgcttCAGCACTCTctggtgtatcccatctggtcccatagacttgtgtatgtctgtgtgatgcagtaggtcactgactgtctcctggattgcaggggggtcgttctcccagtctctgtattctggctgtggaggctggatttcatcaatacaactaaccttgttgttaaagactgaggcaaagaaggcattaagcacctcagccttctcctcatcacttgttaccaaatttcctcctgcatctagcaggggatggagactctccctggactttcttttggtactgacatacttatagaaacttttcttgttatccttgattgcagaggccaaattaatttccagttgagctttagcccttctgatttccaccctgcatagcctcacagcctctttgtaatcactgtgtgtggctagccccttcttccaaaggctgtaaactctccttttctccctgagtctTGTCACAATCTTTGCTAAGTTATGTTTTTATCAGTACTTTATACCTGCAGTTAAAGCAGTGATAATGATGCTTTACAGTATGAATTCTTCCATATCTGATAGTACAGCTAAGATCACTCTACAGCTGTTCCACTGATGtatattgattttttaaaaaataaacttattaGATTTGGCCTTGTAGAACTATGTGTTATGAAATtatgtatagaaaaaaaatcctgatcttCCTGTTGTAGTATTTAAAGTCTGTCTTATTATTCTATATTTGGGCTGCAATATACTGTCAAGTGTCATTGAATAATTAGAGCCTGCTGCTTTGCTTGCAGGGAGGAAACGTGTTCTGCTTGCTTACTATAGAGGAGTTGTTTGGGGGAAGCGTGGTGCTGGTGGAAGGGATGTATCCTGGCATGTCCAACTTGaatctccctctccctcttcttgAGTCATGGACTTTCTTAGGGTAGCATTTGTATATAGCTGCAGATTGAAGGCTGAATACCAttacttttgtttgctttattagTCATTTTATATACTGGGTCTGTTGTTTTAGAGTGAGTATCGAAAACGTGGATTCCAGGAGGTTGTCACTCCAAATGTTTTCAATAGCAAACTGTGGATGACTTCAGGGCACTGGCAGCATTACAGTGACAACATGTTTTCCTTTGAAGTGGAGAAAGAAATCTTCGCTCTGAAACCTATGAACTGTCCAGGACACTGGTAAATACATAGCAAATACAGTCTACCAAAGATGATgctgattcaaaaaaaaaaaaaagaaaaaaatcctgtttcttttGGCTGCTTAATTGTAAAGATGGCTATTTTCAAGGTATCCAGATGTGACATGCTGTCAGGACTGATGTAATTATGAGTTGTGTTGTCTACATGCTCTCTTTAGACaccaaaaaaatgtcttttttccatCATTACAGTGACTGTGTTTTAGACCTGAAGCTTACCTTGGTATCCAAATAGATGCCCAAAATAGATACTGGGGCACTGTCAATTTTGTGGCAATTTAGGCATTCAGGTTTTAATGCTCAGTTTTAGGAGCTGTTTTATCTTCTCTCTGCGGAGGTGAGGGAAGCCTACCAGAGATAAAAGgatatctgcattttttttcctgacaaaactAGATGTGAATGATGGTTGTATTACATCATTGGCTTTATGGGCATCTTAGGTATATATTCTTAGGTACTGGCTGCTTTTCATGGGCTGTTCTTTGCAGAATTTTGATTCTGGATAAGCCTCAAATAATAAACTTTTCCTTCAGCCTTATGTTTGATCATCGTCCAAGATCATGGCGTGAGCTGCCATTACGGTTGGCTGATTTTGGTGTTCTGCATCGCAATGAACTGTCAGGAGCTCTTACAGGACTCACTCGAGTACGTCGGTTCCAGCAGGATGATGCTCACATATTCTGCGCTATGGAGCAGGTATGGCCTGCTCTTAAATGAAATTGGGAATTAAAATCAGATTAACTGATTTTTCCATATTTGAGACTTTATTTCTATTCTTACAAAGATTGAAGAGGAAATAAAGAGCTGTCTGCAGTTCTTGCGTACTGTGTACGATGTCTTTGGATTTTCCTTTAAACTGAATCTCTCTACTCGTCCTGAAAAATACCTGGGAGATATTGAAGTGTGGAATCAAGCTGAAAAGGTAAACAGTagttttattaactttttatATGAAAGCAAGGCTGCAGCTGAAAATCCTGTAAGAACATACTGCCTTCTGGAAGGTTACAGTGACAGCTGGACATGAACAATATAACTTTAATAACTGTTTTCAATTCAGTCTGGCTGCTGTAAACAGCTTGCTTTCCATACAGAAGCAGTCTTCATGTCAGAATCAAATTACGTCTCTCTCCTTGTATTTTTTTGATAATtgaaaaaaaagaggacaagaaCCAATTCTGGCAGCCCCTGTAATAAGACTTAGAGGCATCTTCCAAAAGCCAGGTTGCTTTCAAGATCAAACAGGTGGGGTTAGGCCCTGCAGGTACAGTGCTGGGGAGAAGATAGGGCAGGAATAGACTTTAAGTGTATCAGGAAGGGTCCCTTCTCAGTGTTACCTACAAACTGCATCTACCATAAAAATCTCTTGCATCTTAGCTAATGCTGATTGTTTGGCCTCTTCCAAAATGaatattagggtttttttgtttgaatttggactgattttttttttagctggagCTTTTTCGAAACtttgcattttcagaaataaatgaagtaGCAGCCGTAACTGAGTAATGAGAATTGGTAGTGTCACATATCTGTAGGGTGTAACATCTGTAACATGGAAAGACAGCAAACGATTTGAGAAACTGTGTATATGTCCCTTATCTCTAGCAACTTGAAAACAGCCTCAATGACTTTGGTGAGAAATGGGAGTTAAACCCTGGCGATGGTGCTTTCTATGGACCTAAGGTTAGTATGCTGCTAACCCCTAATTGTGTTAGccttttaattctgtttagatgaggcagaaaaaaaagttatcagtTCCTTGCTTTCCACTCACACTACCATAGTCTTGGCAGTATGGATAGCATGGAAATACTGTTCTTTGCAGTATAGCAGataagcagaaaaaaccccaaagtctaCATGTGTTTACGAAATTATGCTAAATGTCTTTCTGGGGGAAGTTACAAGTGTTGGGTATCTAATTGTGCAGAATGTTTGCCAGATGACTTCAAATAGGTACTTGGCCAAGCCGAAGTCTCCATCTAGTTAACGTTCTGCTCTAagttaattaaataaatacaggtGAGTGCTAAATGCTGTTAATACGTAAGGAGTGCTTTTCATATCTTATTATGATCAAGGGGGAGAAAATAGTATGGTGATGCTCTAGGGTTTTATTAATGATCTTCTTGGTAAagataacttttatttttcacttactGTCCTGCACATTCCCTTCCAATGTAATGTTATCACTGAATTTTTCAATGTCAGTATGAGTTTCTAAAGCATTGGTGCTGTTTAGGTTTGGCTGAAGGATATAGATCAAAACTGATTCTTAAACTGATGACCTGGTACAACCTGAGATTTAGAGCTGGGATtaggaaaaggagattttttttataGTTATCTAATACCATTTTAAGATGCTGTACAGCTGAAATTTTGTGATTTTCCAGATAGATAAACTGAAATAATTGAGAGAGAAATAACACTCTGTGATCCTGATTTTCACACAGCTTTAACACTCATTTCATTAAACCCAGTTTACTTGTATAAACTGCGGCTTAAACAGAGCCGATTGGTTTAGTGGAAGACATGAACAGAAGGTGGCACTCTAAGATCTGTATTACCACAGCAATTGCTTCATTAGAAAATGATCCTTTGGGTGATAAGTGAATCATAAGTCATGAGAAGAACAAACTTACTGGTAAAACAAGTTTTTGAAAAATGTTGCATTTACTGGTACAGTTTTGTAGCTGTATTGAGTTGCTggtgggttttgttatttttaaaagccctttgcactggttttggttttgttgggttttttcaaaGCTGTCTCTTCAGTTTTTACAGATTAAGTAGGGCTGTCTAGAAAGTTTCTGATCTCTTTGAGCATAAGGACAGAGACcctttcaaaattacttctaaGTCTTTCCCTAATAGACCTATACTACATCTATGTCTATATTTAGTCATTTAGTAAACTGGTTCTGATTTCTCTCTTTGTATGCTGATTGAATCAATTTCGTTTTATGGGTTGTAGGTGAAAAGTGTTATAGCAGCTAATCATTCATAATGTGAAATGCAAACAAGATTTAGTAATTTCCTTGGTTGatttgaaagaaagcaaatatctACAGGAAGCTTTGTTAACCTTAATTAACCTTATACTTGCTCCTAATAAACTCTAGCCAAAGTAAAGTGAACAAACATGTAGCATTTTGCATTGGTTTTAATGGAAACTAGttaaagttacatttttaagTTAAGCTCTACATCTAGGGTAaactacttggattttttttcttctactcgGTAACTGGGTGATTTGAAGTTAAAGAAGGTTGTAAGTAGTTTGATAGAAGCTCTTTAGTGAGTAGCTGAACTATGATAAACTCTGGCTTCTGAATGCAAAGCTGAAAGACATTTAGAACTTCAGTTAATAAAACACTCTGTTTGatacataaattaaaataagGCACACAGTCCTAACATATAGCTGTACTGGTAAAATAAGCAATGcgataaataaataaagtcagGACACTATAAATCTGTTTTTTCATACTTCTCTCTAACTTCTATTATAAATGTACTTGAGATTAAAGTGTAAGATGCAGTGTAAAGAATAGGCTTGACTGTAGATACTCATAATCAGAACAAATGTCACTGATTACTGTGATCCCTACTAATAAGTGGACTATTTAACAGCAGGATTCTCACTGCATGTTCATGCCCTGAATTTGTAATATATTCAAATACTGTATAGTAAAGGAGTGTAAGTTTGTCAGTTTGAGGTTAAAGAAATCTCAGGTTTGGAGAGACCTGTTTAGTTCTGATCTTGCATTTGCACTTAAGTGCTGCTAAATTCAAGCAGCGGGAAGGCCTGTGAAAGACCCAGTTTGAAACTCACAGAAAATCGTCTGAAGTACTAAATGTAGATCCCCCTGAAGGGTGCTCACCCTGTTTTAGCTCTAACATTTTTTGTGTCAGAACCTGCAAATCATTTAAGTCCTAATGTAGGCTGAAGTATGTTGTCTAAAACCACATATGGTTCCTCTGCATTGAGTGAAACCTTCCATCTTAAAGCAATGAGTTGGCTTTCAGAGAGCCCTGCTTCTATCTTAAACTGTAGTGAAAGTCTGTGTCTTTTTGTTTCCAAGATTGACATTCAGATCAAAGATGCTATTGGCCGCTACCATCAATGTGCTACTATCCAGCTGGACTTCCAGCTGCCAGTCAGATTTAACCTCACCTTTGTCAGGTAAGCAGAGAGGCTGGTGGTTTTAATTGCTATATAATCTAACTTTCCTGCCACTTGCAGGCATAAATTTACATTAAGAAAAAAccttacatttaaaaaaccccacctttctTCACAGCCATGATGGCAATGACAAGACCAGACCAGTTATCATTCACCGGGCTATCTTGGGATCTGTGGAGAGAATGATCGCCATTCTAACTGAAAACTATGGTGGCAAATGGTAACACGGAAAAGTAGATTTATTATTCCAGTTTGAGCAAATGctttatatttgaaagaaattagcTCCAAGCATGCAAGAATCAAGAGGGTTTGGTTCTACTTGCTTGCTACAGAGACATACTGTAGGTGTACCACAGGGCAATTCCTTCTGAACCACCTTCCTTAGATATTAAATAATTCTAGATATGGTAGCCTCTACATGATACCACCCATGCAGGTGCTGCATACAGCTTGTCCATCCAACATATATATCTCTCAACTTTGCTTTTGCAGCTGGACTGCCTTGCAACAAGTCATTGCTGCAGTATAATACCTGATGTGGATGACCCCTCTGATTATAAACAAGACCCAAATGTAAATGTTTTCCCACGATTAGTTAGTAATAAGCTCAACAACTTAATTATGATTTGTTGTCTATTGTAAAACACAGCTTTGAATCTTCAGATCAAAAAGGACTTTTGTCCACACTGCAATTTTTTTTAGACAGTCAGTTCTTTTGGGAAATAAATTATAACAAGTATAGCGTTGTCATCATATCTGAACCCACTGTAATCAGCTGGCTTTATGAATCTCTCTTGTAGATTTCGGTGCTATTAATAGGATTTtttgtactaaaaaaaaattgaaagctaTATaaacttgttttgtttgtttgtttgttaaaggCCGCTCTGGCTGTCCCCACAGCAGGTAATGGTGGTACCAGTGGGACCAACGTGTGATGAGTATGCTCAAAAGGTAATGTATATGGTTTGGGGTGCTTTTTTCAGTATATTGTATTTAGTTGAGATACTTGGTTGTTAATGACTCATAACATTTGTCCCAGATAAATGTTATAAGTCTTTGCATATTACAGTGTATCATTTTTATATTACAGTGACAATTAGCTGCTGAGGTACATGTATCTTAAAGAGGACCTGAAATAGGTCTGCATATCTAAACAAGAAATGCTGATCTTTGTGAggcttttctttttagaaaacttCAGTGTTTTTCTCTAACTCAAAAGCTCTCTTACCCTTCAGGTTCTAGTCTCCCATGGCCATGTGCATCTAGCAAAAGCAGTAAGAAAGATGAAGATGGGTCTTTGTATATCTAGCATCCAGCAGaccttttgctgtatttctttcaaGCCCACTATACGTaagagtctggaaaaaaaaatcatctaattAGAAAGCTCCACCATCCTGCTGCCTTTCACAATATCAAACTCAAATCACTATTCAGCTCAAAACATCAGATATTAACATCAGTGCTTATCAGTTATTTAGTGTATATGTACTTGGATGGTAGCTGACCTGTTTTCGTTTCTTGAATTGGGCTCATCTCCAGTGCTTGAGCCAGTGATAGTGCCTTTGTTTTAGGGGTCAGATAAGCTTGACTGACTTAAGTCTACAAGTCATAGGTAGTTCATTGTCATGAATATCTATAGTGAcagtttaaatactttttctcctAGGTGAGGCAGCACTTCCACGATGCTGGATTAATGGCAGATGTTGACGTAGATCCTGGGTGCACACTGAACAAGAAGATCAGAAATGCTCAGCTTGCACAGTATAACTTTATTCTGGGTAATGTATAGTGCATTTGTTACCTTATCCTGGCTGACTTTCTTGCATAGGTTATAGGATTTGATCTTTCTTCTGTGAGCAAGGCAGAGTGGTGGTCAGGGTTTTAGGTCACTTTTGTTCTCAGTGTCTGCACTCCAGAGAGCCTCTTATGCCTACATGATAGACGTTCCAGGTTTGTATAGCTTCACTGAAAGGAGGTCACTGTGGCCCGAGGCATTAGTGCTGCTTTAGAAAAGGGTCTTTGCTGTCTTCTGGTCAGCAGCGTAGAGACTTACATGAAATCTCTTGCTCTTTGTCAGTCAGATTAAGTAATTTTTTCACACCCCTCCCCAACAATTTATGCTCTTATTTTAAGTGTAGcagaagaaatactgtattttcactgCATTCAGCTGTGGTGCATTTCTGAGCTATACATGCATGCACAGGAGAAGACTCTTCCATGATGCAGGGACAATTAGAAACTGACCCTGCAGTATGTGATTTGAAGTACCATATTAGTCATGTCATGTAAATTGAAGCTCTAGCATTGACCCTCAAACTATATTGCATGCATTAGAGTAGAAGGAGCCTTTGACAGAGAAACTCTACCCTCAGAGTAGTTGATAGAATCATGAGTAAAGTTCTTTTGTTCTTTAGAACTTTAAGTGTATGATACAGATAAGATAGAACCACATTTTACCTTCAAGACCACAAACAAATGGTCAGCCTTCccagtcagagaaaaaaaatctcacctaaTTTATGTTCAGAGGTTGTTTCAAAGAGTTGTCTCACTGAATGTAGACTGGGTACCAGAAAAATACAATCTCCTGTAGCAACCTCCAAATACATTGTGTAAAATTTATATTAGTAATAAGGTACACATATATTATCTTGGTATCTGTATCTTAATGTTTAAGTGAAATAGCTTTGGGATTTTCCAGTAAACTGTCTTGCTGtctctgtaaagaaaacaaatagctATTGCTTATTTACATTCCAAGTTGTCTTTCTAATCTTTGTGGAGTACTCCatgtttatttctcattttgaCTTTACGGTGTTCTCTAATAAGTAGTAGGTCAAGCTGGACTGATTAAGTTTACTTTTCTCTTTACTCATACTTTGCTAACTTGCTGTTCATAATATACTAAAAGCTATTAAATGATAGGAGATTAAATAAGGGTGTTGGCTGTTACAGATCTaagtggggggagctgggaggagggCAGAGAAGGGTTTGGTGTGTTGGTTGGCAAGCTCTTTAGAATTTTTTAGTACGCCTAAATTTTAAGGgaattggagaaaaaaagagcttGCTAAATGCTAATTCCTTTGCATCTTGGTTGTTTCTAGTCGTTGGTGAAAAGGAGAAGGCAAGTGGAACAGTTAACATCCGCACTCGAGATAACAAGGTGCATGGTGAGCGTACAATTGCAGACACTGTGGAGAGACTGCTGGAACTGAAATGCTCTCGCTCCAGACAAGCAGAGGAAGAATTTTAACACCATCTGCTCTACCTAGCATAAAGAAAAGATTCTAGTTTTCCTAATTCAGTTAATCACAGAGTTTTTTGCTGAACCAGATTTGGAATATATTTCACATTGGACCTCTTGCTCAATTtagcagagatttttctttagTCAGAAACGTCTCTTTTtgtaaaaatcaatttttcaCAAACCTTAAAGTAAAATTTCCTGGCCTCTGACCACTGACAGATGGAGCAAGATGAAATG
Protein-coding regions in this window:
- the TARS1 gene encoding threonine--tRNA ligase 1, cytoplasmic, translating into MAGADSQVNAGEEKKADCGKKKMKEGAGDAGRTELNPWPAFINERLEMYNKLKAEHDALLAERAANDSKPIKVTLPDGKQVDAESWKTTPYQIACGISQGLADNTVIAKVNKTVWDLDRPLEEDCTLELLKFEDEDAQAVYWHSSAHIMGEAMERIYGGCLCYGPPIENGFYYDMFLEEGGVSSNDFSALETLCKKIMKEKQAFERLEVKKETLLEMFKYNKFKCRILNEKVNTPTTTVYRCGPLIDLCRGPHVRHTGKIKTIKIHKNSSTYWEGKADMESLQRIYGISFPDGKMLKEWEKFQEEAKSRDHRKIGRDQELFFFHELSPGSCFFLPKGAYIYNTLIEFIRSEYRKRGFQEVVTPNVFNSKLWMTSGHWQHYSDNMFSFEVEKEIFALKPMNCPGHCLMFDHRPRSWRELPLRLADFGVLHRNELSGALTGLTRVRRFQQDDAHIFCAMEQIEEEIKSCLQFLRTVYDVFGFSFKLNLSTRPEKYLGDIEVWNQAEKQLENSLNDFGEKWELNPGDGAFYGPKIDIQIKDAIGRYHQCATIQLDFQLPVRFNLTFVSHDGNDKTRPVIIHRAILGSVERMIAILTENYGGKWPLWLSPQQVMVVPVGPTCDEYAQKVRQHFHDAGLMADVDVDPGCTLNKKIRNAQLAQYNFILVVGEKEKASGTVNIRTRDNKVHGERTIADTVERLLELKCSRSRQAEEEF